GATGAGCTTCTTATCTACACCGGCCTCCCGCGCCACCTGATTGATCCCGAGATGTCTAAATCCGCTCTCCGCCAGGACCTTGCCTACTGCGCCAATTAATTTTTGCTGCGTTATCTCCCTGTTTCTGATGGGGACCACCTTGGGAACAAGGGTCAATGCCATGTCATTCCTCCATGCGAGAATAAGTACTACTCTTTCTCGCATGAAGCCGCCCAACAAACAATGATTGATTTCTTCATGCCCCTATGCTCCGTGTCATGCTCTCCAAATCCCCCCCCCCGGCGCAAAACAGCAAAAGCCCCGATTCTTTCGAATCGGGGCTTTGGAAACATTTCTTGGCAACGACCTACTTTCCCACACGCTACCATGCAGTATCATCGGCGATGGAGGGCTTAACTA
This sequence is a window from Pseudodesulfovibrio alkaliphilus. Protein-coding genes within it:
- a CDS encoding TetR/AcrR family transcriptional regulator — its product is MALTLVPKVVPIRNREITQQKLIGAVGKVLAESGFRHLGINQVAREAGVDKKLIYRYFGGLPGLLAAYGDTAHFWPSAEELLGEDCEVAGTMPPHQLIR